Within the Acinetobacter radioresistens DSM 6976 = NBRC 102413 = CIP 103788 genome, the region TATTCCCACTACTATTTTTGCCATTAGTCTGCATTATGCACCACAGCCAAATACCACAGCAACCAGTATCGGGTTAGTCCTACAAGTCTCTGCTTTTGCACAACTTACTGTTCCACCACTGACTGCAGCCTTAATTTCTTATACTCAGCTCTGGAGCATGATCGCTTGGGTCAGTACGATTCTCTCTGTACTTGGTCTGATCTTGACCATACAATTATTTCAGCGCTATCCCTATAAAATATAAAGAAGCCCAGATCTGGGCTTCTTTATATTTCCAGTTTTAAGCTGAGGAGCTGTTTTCCAGAGCTTCAAACAGATCATCTGCAATTGAAGTACCAAACTGGTTATCAATTTCGCGAATACAGGTTGGACTAGTAACGTTAATTTCAGTCACATAATTACCAATAACGTCAAGGCCTACAAAGATCAGGCCCTTCTCCCTCAGGTAAGGTCCAACTTTAGCTGCAATTGCTTTATCATTTTCAGTTAAGAGACGGGCCTCACCCAAACCACCTGCTGCCAGATTACCGCGTATTTCACCATTTTGTGGAATACGCGCCAAGCAGTATGGTACAGGCTCTCCGTTGATCATTAAAATACGTTTATCACCATCAACAATTTCCGGAATATAACGCTGTGCCATAATTGGCTGTTGTCCGAGTTGAGTCAGCATTTCTAGTGTGGAACCAATATTGGCTCCTGTCGCACTTAAGCGGAAAATTCCAGCGCCGCCCATACCATCAAGTGGTTTGACAATCACATCCTGATGTTCTGCAATAAATTCACGAATCAGCTGTTGCTGTGAGGTCACCAGGGTTGGCACCTGCAATTCTGGAAACTGAGTTGCAAACAGTTTTTCGTTACAGTCGCGCAGGCTCTGCGGTTTATTGACAATACGTGCACCTTCCCGCTCTGCCTGCTCCAGAATATAAGTTGTATAGACAAAGTTCATGTCAAATGGCGGATCTTTACGCATCAATACCACATCATAGGCTGCGATTGATTCTTTTTGTTTTTCGCCTAACTCGTAGTAATGATTATAGTCTTCAAATACTTTTAAAGGAGAAATCAGGCCCCAGGCTTTACCCTGATCAATGTATAAGTCTTGCTGTAATGCATAACCGAGTTCATGGCCACGACGGCTGGCTGCCCATAGCATGGCCATGGTTGAGTCCTTTTTCAGATTTACATTTTCGATCGGATCCATCACAACAAGTACGCGCATCTGTCTTTGCTCTATCAATTTTTAATCCAGAAAAGTATAGCGGAGATTAACTGTGCTTTTTTCTCAATTTTAGTAAAGCTTTTATTTCATGTTAAATATCTTTATAAAAAGGGTCAGTATATAAAACCCTGTCAGACCTTAATATTATTGATTATTTTTAGATCCTCTATATAGGCTGATTTTTCCAGGTGATCAAAACGAAATAAAGAACTCAAACTGGTCAGGAGTTATAACTTTATTTGATTGAATAGAAGAATAAAGCCCTATTATAAATAGGGCTTTAAAAGGCTTAAACTGTTCGACCGAATATCAGATCCCATATTTCACTCGATAGGCTTCCATTTTTGAAAGTGCCGCCTTATCGCCCTTCGTTTCTAGATAATTCATCAAGTCTTTCATCGTAATCAGTGCATGTACAGGAATCTCCAGCTCCTTCTGCACTTCCTGAATTGCAGAGAGTTCACCCTGTCCTTTTTCTTGGCGATCAAGTGCAACCAGTACGCCGGCAATTGATGCACCCGCATTTTTAAGGATAGTTACTACTTCACGGATGGCTGTGCCAGCAGTAATCACGTCATCAATAATCCAGACTTTTTTTCCTTGTACTGAAGCACCTACCAGTACTCCACCTTCGCCATGATCCTTGGCTTCTTTACGGTTAAAGCCCCATGGTACACTTACACCATGATTTTGTGATAAAGCCACAGCTGTAGCGGCCACAAATGGAATCCCTTTATAGGCTGGCCCGAAAATTACTTCTACCTGATTGCATTCTGTCAGCTTGTCAGCATAACCTGCTGCCAGTAATGACAATGCTTCGCCATCATTAAGTAAACCTGCGTTAAAAAAATAAGGACTCACACGGCCTGATTTTAAAGTAAACT harbors:
- the gshB gene encoding glutathione synthase; the encoded protein is MRVLVVMDPIENVNLKKDSTMAMLWAASRRGHELGYALQQDLYIDQGKAWGLISPLKVFEDYNHYYELGEKQKESIAAYDVVLMRKDPPFDMNFVYTTYILEQAEREGARIVNKPQSLRDCNEKLFATQFPELQVPTLVTSQQQLIREFIAEHQDVIVKPLDGMGGAGIFRLSATGANIGSTLEMLTQLGQQPIMAQRYIPEIVDGDKRILMINGEPVPYCLARIPQNGEIRGNLAAGGLGEARLLTENDKAIAAKVGPYLREKGLIFVGLDVIGNYVTEINVTSPTCIREIDNQFGTSIADDLFEALENSSSA
- the pyrE gene encoding orotate phosphoribosyltransferase — encoded protein: MTTPVQFNPQAFIELALSRGVLKFGEFTLKSGRVSPYFFNAGLLNDGEALSLLAAGYADKLTECNQVEVIFGPAYKGIPFVAATAVALSQNHGVSVPWGFNRKEAKDHGEGGVLVGASVQGKKVWIIDDVITAGTAIREVVTILKNAGASIAGVLVALDRQEKGQGELSAIQEVQKELEIPVHALITMKDLMNYLETKGDKAALSKMEAYRVKYGI